One bacterium DNA window includes the following coding sequences:
- the ccsA gene encoding cytochrome c biogenesis protein CcsA, translating into MNPYLLYISFGAYLTAGILYLLQLIFDKDSLGQNALRLTVLGWLIQTVLLVLRFVDSGYPFLTGSVTSYLFTAWVAATTFLLLNLRYRFSIVGAFILPLISVFYLLAWFSREDYRAGSALMHSPWASVHIIFSFLALAVFSISFVLGIIFIIEEFQLKYKVSPKLFLRLPSLETVEQTHAKALTVGFALLSGGIVTGAIWAKTVTGVYFFEDARQLWAICAWLIYAFFLQARFAAGWRGRKGVLLSLIGFAVILFTFLGVKHN; encoded by the coding sequence ATGAACCCCTATCTTTTGTACATCAGCTTTGGCGCCTATCTCACCGCCGGGATCCTGTACTTGCTGCAACTGATCTTCGACAAAGACAGTCTGGGGCAAAACGCCCTGCGCCTGACCGTCTTGGGTTGGTTGATTCAAACCGTCTTGTTGGTCCTGCGCTTCGTCGACTCGGGCTATCCCTTCCTGACTGGCAGCGTGACGAGCTATCTCTTCACCGCCTGGGTGGCGGCTACGACCTTCCTCTTGCTCAATTTGCGCTACCGTTTCTCCATCGTGGGGGCTTTCATTCTCCCACTCATTTCGGTATTTTACCTGCTAGCGTGGTTTTCGCGGGAAGACTATCGGGCCGGCTCAGCCCTGATGCACAGCCCTTGGGCCAGCGTTCACATCATCTTTAGTTTTCTCGCCCTGGCGGTCTTTTCCATCAGCTTTGTTTTGGGAATTATATTTATTATTGAGGAGTTCCAGTTAAAGTATAAAGTGTCGCCCAAACTATTTTTGAGGCTGCCGAGCTTGGAGACGGTCGAGCAAACCCACGCCAAGGCCTTGACCGTCGGCTTCGCTCTGCTAAGCGGGGGCATCGTCACCGGGGCCATCTGGGCCAAGACCGTCACCGGCGTCTATTTCTTTGAGGACGCCCGGCAGCTTTGGGCGATTTGCGCGTGGCTGATTTACGCTTTCTTCCTGCAGGCCCGCTTCGCCGCGGGATGGCGGGGCCGGAAGGGCGTTTTGCTTTCTTTGATCGGGTTTGCGGTGATCCTGTTCACCTTTTTGGGAGTGAAACACAACTGA
- the hemA gene encoding glutamyl-tRNA reductase produces MQLWVLGLNHKSAPIAVRERFAVSDAKVGDFLTRAAALPHAGELALVSTCNRVEVYGVSRHPEQARRQIARFLAEFQGVSEATLEAHLYSYEGQSALRHGFRVCSSLDSMVVGEPQILGQMKEAYRLAGEAGTTGPVLNKFFHRAFNVAKKLRTETSIASHPVSVSYAAIVLAKQIFGDLKGKNALVLGAGKMSLLAIRHLKAAGIAQLYLANRTPERAEEIARQVGGETIPFEKYDRWLADADVVVTSTAAEQYIVVPAQVQEAIKQRKNRPMFFIDIAVPRNVSPEVNDLPNVYLYDIDDLGQVVEANKGERIKEAERAEVLLEAEVEDFAKVLRTLEVAPTLSSLSRKFDGICRRELDKTFQRLPQLDAEGREAVQAMAYAIVNKILHDPMIALKEGKSEEDQPDYSALVRKLFKLDEA; encoded by the coding sequence ATGCAGCTTTGGGTCCTAGGTCTGAACCACAAATCGGCGCCAATCGCCGTTCGGGAGCGCTTCGCGGTTTCCGATGCCAAGGTCGGGGACTTCCTGACCCGGGCTGCGGCTTTGCCCCATGCCGGCGAGCTGGCCCTGGTTTCGACCTGCAACCGGGTCGAGGTCTACGGCGTCTCGCGCCACCCCGAGCAGGCCCGCCGCCAGATCGCTCGATTTTTGGCGGAGTTCCAGGGCGTTTCGGAAGCGACGCTCGAAGCCCACCTCTATTCTTACGAAGGCCAAAGCGCCCTCCGTCACGGCTTCCGGGTCTGCTCCAGCCTCGACTCGATGGTCGTCGGCGAGCCTCAGATCCTGGGTCAGATGAAGGAAGCCTACCGCCTGGCTGGCGAGGCCGGCACCACCGGGCCGGTGCTCAATAAATTTTTCCACCGGGCTTTCAACGTGGCCAAGAAGCTGCGAACCGAAACCTCGATCGCCTCCCATCCGGTTTCGGTCAGCTACGCCGCCATCGTCCTGGCCAAGCAGATCTTCGGCGATTTGAAGGGCAAGAACGCCCTGGTCCTGGGTGCCGGCAAGATGAGCTTGCTCGCCATCCGTCACCTCAAAGCGGCCGGGATCGCCCAGCTCTATCTCGCCAACCGGACCCCGGAGCGGGCCGAAGAGATCGCCCGCCAAGTCGGCGGCGAGACCATTCCCTTTGAGAAATACGACCGGTGGCTGGCCGACGCCGACGTCGTGGTCACCTCGACGGCGGCCGAGCAGTATATCGTTGTGCCGGCCCAGGTGCAGGAGGCCATCAAGCAAAGGAAGAATCGCCCGATGTTCTTCATCGACATCGCGGTTCCGCGCAACGTCTCGCCCGAGGTCAACGACCTGCCCAACGTCTACCTTTACGACATCGACGACCTGGGCCAGGTGGTGGAGGCCAACAAGGGCGAGCGGATCAAGGAGGCCGAGCGGGCCGAAGTCCTGCTCGAGGCCGAGGTCGAGGACTTCGCCAAGGTCCTGCGGACCCTCGAAGTCGCTCCGACGCTCTCTTCGCTTTCCCGGAAATTCGACGGCATTTGCCGCCGGGAGCTCGACAAGACTTTCCAGCGTTTGCCCCAGCTCGACGCCGAGGGGCGGGAGGCGGTCCAGGCCATGGCCTACGCCATCGTCAACAAAATCCTGCACGACCCGATGATCGCCCTGAAGGAGGGGAAGTCGGAGGAGGATCAGCCGGATTACAGCGCCTTGGTTCGGAAGCTGTTCAAGCTGGACGAGGCGTAG
- a CDS encoding ABC transporter substrate-binding protein, with protein sequence MKRKAIRIGFIIIFFLLAACARQEGPREFSVAIESFPSNLDPRFPNDAYSSKLQQLLFNGLLKYDDELRLVPDLAERYEYRSSTRIRLKLRPGITFHDGRPLTTRDVLYTYKTLMDPKKRSPLYETFKKITEIEPIDDLSLEIEMAEPFAPFLTALTAGIVPYGVDEESPVRFALRPVGTGPFRWDGYRSDQWIRLKANAEYFDGPPVLPGLVFKTIRDDTTRVLQLLRGEVDLVQNAVPLIMAQWMREKAKLAMESDVGINYAYLAFNLRDPSLQDRRVREAIARAIDRDKLIEFRLKGFARKATGILAPSNWFYEGNVSQYPYDPDGAKLLLDEAGFKDPDGKGPLPRLTLSLKTSNKRDRVAMARAIADQLKQVGIDLQIRPYEWGTFYRDIKTGNFQMYSSTWVGVTEPDIYYYAFHSSQVPPNGANRGYYSNPEVDRLVEEGRRETVSSVRKNVYNQVQKIISHDLPYVSLWYEDNVVFMRPEVRGYQLRPDASLEGLVRTSLQNIEGEKAALSPPPL encoded by the coding sequence ATGAAAAGAAAAGCGATTCGGATCGGCTTCATTATAATCTTCTTTCTCCTAGCGGCTTGCGCCCGTCAAGAGGGGCCGCGCGAATTTTCGGTCGCCATCGAAAGTTTTCCCTCCAACCTCGATCCGCGTTTTCCCAACGATGCCTACTCGAGCAAGCTCCAACAGCTTCTGTTCAACGGTCTGCTCAAATACGACGACGAGCTCCGCTTGGTCCCGGACTTGGCCGAGCGCTACGAGTATCGCTCCTCGACCCGGATCCGGCTCAAGCTGAGGCCGGGCATCACTTTCCATGACGGCCGGCCGCTGACGACCCGCGACGTCCTTTACACCTACAAGACCTTGATGGACCCGAAGAAGCGCTCGCCGCTTTACGAGACCTTCAAGAAGATCACCGAGATCGAGCCGATCGACGACCTCAGCCTCGAGATCGAGATGGCCGAGCCCTTCGCGCCCTTCCTCACCGCCTTGACCGCCGGCATCGTGCCTTATGGGGTCGACGAGGAAAGTCCGGTCCGCTTCGCGTTGCGGCCGGTGGGCACCGGGCCCTTCCGTTGGGACGGCTACCGTAGCGATCAGTGGATCCGCTTGAAAGCCAACGCCGAGTATTTCGACGGCCCGCCGGTCTTGCCGGGCTTGGTCTTCAAGACCATCCGCGACGACACCACCCGGGTCTTGCAATTGCTGCGGGGCGAGGTCGATTTGGTGCAGAACGCGGTTCCCCTGATCATGGCCCAATGGATGCGGGAAAAGGCCAAGCTGGCGATGGAAAGCGATGTCGGCATCAACTATGCCTATCTGGCCTTCAATCTCCGGGATCCGAGCCTCCAGGATCGGCGGGTTCGCGAAGCCATCGCCCGGGCCATCGACCGCGACAAGCTGATCGAGTTTCGCTTGAAAGGTTTCGCCCGCAAGGCGACCGGCATCCTCGCTCCCTCCAACTGGTTTTATGAGGGCAATGTCAGCCAGTACCCCTACGATCCCGACGGGGCCAAGCTCTTGCTCGACGAAGCCGGCTTCAAGGACCCTGACGGGAAGGGGCCCTTGCCCCGGCTGACCTTGAGCCTCAAAACCTCGAACAAGCGCGACCGGGTGGCCATGGCCCGGGCCATCGCCGACCAACTCAAGCAAGTGGGGATCGATTTGCAGATTCGGCCTTATGAGTGGGGGACCTTCTACCGCGACATCAAGACCGGAAATTTTCAGATGTACAGCTCGACCTGGGTCGGGGTGACCGAGCCCGACATTTATTATTATGCCTTCCACTCCTCTCAGGTCCCGCCGAATGGGGCCAATCGCGGCTATTACTCCAATCCCGAGGTCGACCGCTTGGTGGAGGAGGGGCGCCGGGAGACGGTGAGCTCGGTCCGCAAAAACGTCTACAACCAGGTGCAAAAGATCATTTCCCACGACCTGCCCTACGTCAGCCTGTGGTATGAGGATAACGTCGTCTTCATGCGGCCGGAGGTGCGGGGCTATCAATTGCGGCCCGATGCCTCGCTGGAGGGCTTGGTGCGGACGTCGCTGCAAAACATCGAGGGCGAAAAGGCTGCCCTCTCCCCCCCTCCTTTGTAA
- the nikB gene encoding nickel ABC transporter permease, which yields MLNYIFRRLLFLIPTLYAVVTLVFFLIHLIPGDPVDFIVGERAMAADRARLTKELKLDKPLWVQHSYFINDLLHGDLGESLYDHKPVAQLIREKFPATLKLALFAMLISVSLALPLGLISAIRKDGAVDNSAMFFALLGISVPHFYLGPLLILAFSIKLGWFPVSGDEGFKAVLLPAFTLGTALAAILSRMTRASMLDVMRADYVRTARAKGLSERTVLLKHAFRSALIPVVTIVGLQFGALLAGTVVTEKIFNWPGIGSLLLGAIERRDYPVVQGCVLTIAFTFILVNMLTDFLYAKLDPRVSLGKTA from the coding sequence ATGCTCAACTATATCTTTCGCCGCCTGCTCTTCCTTATCCCCACGCTCTACGCGGTGGTGACGCTGGTCTTTTTCCTGATCCACCTGATCCCCGGCGATCCGGTCGACTTCATCGTCGGCGAGCGGGCGATGGCGGCCGACCGGGCCCGGCTGACCAAGGAGCTGAAGCTCGACAAGCCGCTCTGGGTTCAGCACAGCTATTTCATCAACGACTTGCTTCACGGCGACCTCGGCGAGTCGCTTTACGATCACAAGCCGGTGGCCCAGCTGATCCGGGAGAAATTTCCGGCGACGCTCAAGCTGGCCTTGTTCGCGATGCTGATCTCGGTGAGCCTGGCGCTTCCGCTGGGCCTGATCTCTGCGATTCGGAAAGACGGGGCGGTCGACAATTCGGCGATGTTCTTCGCCTTGCTCGGGATCTCAGTCCCCCATTTTTACCTGGGGCCGCTGCTGATCTTGGCTTTCTCGATCAAGTTAGGTTGGTTTCCGGTCTCGGGCGACGAGGGTTTCAAGGCGGTGCTTTTGCCGGCCTTCACCTTGGGCACGGCCTTGGCGGCGATTCTCTCGCGGATGACCCGGGCCTCGATGCTCGACGTGATGCGGGCCGACTATGTCCGCACCGCCCGGGCCAAGGGCTTGAGCGAGCGGACCGTCCTGCTCAAGCATGCCTTCCGCTCGGCGTTAATTCCGGTCGTGACCATCGTCGGGCTCCAATTCGGCGCCTTGCTCGCCGGGACCGTCGTCACCGAGAAGATCTTCAATTGGCCGGGCATTGGCAGCCTCCTGCTCGGCGCCATCGAGCGCCGCGACTACCCGGTGGTCCAGGGCTGCGTCCTGACCATCGCCTTCACCTTCATCTTGGTGAACATGCTCACCGACTTCCTCTACGCCAAGCTCGATCCCCGGGTCTCTCTGGGTAAGACGGCTTAG
- a CDS encoding NAD(P)-dependent oxidoreductase gives MILPLHVDLRGLPALVIGGGPRAVRWVYLLSEAGAKPKVFAPELSFELRDLAKAKHLTWVRRPFRAADLAGLPLVVAASDDSALNRRVVRMARAKPSWVISAEDKYPGNAWMPPSLRRGGLLLHFGLPGGLRPHPCDEELSAWLKRRLGRIFGREWEPVWEKIRRLKVGSRLKVDLPAWLKAAKRNRIHRSRF, from the coding sequence ATGATCCTGCCCTTGCATGTCGATTTGAGAGGCCTGCCGGCATTGGTGATCGGGGGCGGGCCCCGGGCCGTCCGCTGGGTGTATCTTCTCAGCGAGGCCGGCGCCAAGCCGAAGGTCTTCGCCCCCGAGCTGAGCTTCGAGCTACGGGATCTAGCCAAGGCCAAGCACTTGACCTGGGTTCGGCGACCCTTTCGCGCCGCCGATCTCGCGGGGCTTCCCTTGGTGGTGGCGGCCTCGGACGATTCGGCCTTGAACCGGCGGGTCGTGCGAATGGCTCGGGCCAAGCCGAGTTGGGTGATCTCGGCCGAAGATAAATATCCGGGAAATGCTTGGATGCCGCCCAGCCTGCGCCGCGGTGGGCTCCTGCTTCACTTTGGCTTGCCCGGCGGCCTGCGTCCCCATCCCTGTGACGAGGAGTTGAGCGCCTGGCTCAAGCGGCGCTTGGGGCGGATCTTCGGCCGGGAATGGGAGCCGGTCTGGGAAAAGATTCGCCGCCTGAAGGTCGGCTCCCGCTTGAAAGTCGATTTGCCGGCTTGGCTGAAAGCGGCCAAGCGAAACCGAATTCACCGCTCCCGGTTTTGA
- a CDS encoding HAD family phosphatase, giving the protein MIRAILFDFNGVIVDDEPVHFKLFQKVLAESGIKLGKKDYYAKYLGMDDFDCFAAAARDAGKPADEAQVQAWIGKKSKYYDAEMETNTPFVPGVLDFIKVLSAKHYLGIVSGALRREIEMMLKRGGVAEAFSAIVAAEDIENGKPDPEGYDKGMRLLNRDCVASADLLLPAECLVFEDSIWGIQSAAAAGMPAVAVTTSFAASALPGAKLYLKDFQGLDAEELLKKVG; this is encoded by the coding sequence ATGATCCGCGCCATTCTCTTCGATTTCAATGGAGTGATCGTCGACGACGAGCCGGTTCATTTCAAGCTCTTCCAGAAGGTCCTGGCCGAGTCGGGGATCAAGCTGGGCAAAAAAGATTACTACGCGAAGTATTTGGGGATGGACGACTTCGACTGCTTTGCCGCCGCGGCCCGCGATGCCGGCAAACCGGCCGACGAGGCCCAGGTCCAGGCTTGGATCGGAAAAAAGTCGAAATATTACGATGCAGAGATGGAAACCAACACGCCCTTCGTCCCCGGTGTCCTTGATTTCATCAAGGTCTTGTCGGCCAAGCATTACCTGGGAATCGTCTCGGGCGCCCTGCGGCGCGAGATCGAGATGATGCTGAAGCGCGGCGGGGTGGCCGAGGCCTTCAGCGCGATCGTCGCCGCCGAGGACATCGAGAACGGCAAGCCCGATCCCGAAGGCTATGACAAGGGGATGCGGCTGCTCAACCGCGACTGCGTGGCCAGCGCCGACCTCCTCCTGCCGGCCGAATGCCTGGTCTTCGAGGATTCGATTTGGGGCATCCAGTCGGCGGCGGCGGCCGGCATGCCGGCGGTGGCTGTGACCACCTCCTTCGCCGCCTCGGCGCTGCCCGGCGCCAAGCTTTACCTGAAAGACTTCCAAGGACTCGACGCCGA
- a CDS encoding 2Fe-2S iron-sulfur cluster-binding protein, whose product MALVYFEREGKTLSVNSGQNLRKLAQDNGVNLFRGIRKIFNCHGLGLCTACVVEVYANRPMDLNPRTAMEEKKLEGFSNPKLRLACQVKVHGSVRVKSQPVEFMAAQPNSVSPPLVSGNGI is encoded by the coding sequence ATGGCCTTGGTTTACTTTGAACGGGAAGGGAAAACCTTGAGCGTCAATTCCGGGCAAAACCTCCGGAAATTGGCCCAAGACAATGGGGTGAACCTCTTCCGGGGAATTCGCAAGATCTTCAACTGCCACGGTTTGGGGCTCTGCACCGCCTGCGTGGTCGAGGTTTACGCCAACCGGCCGATGGACCTGAATCCCCGCACCGCGATGGAAGAGAAGAAGCTCGAGGGCTTCAGCAACCCCAAGCTCCGCTTGGCCTGCCAGGTCAAGGTCCATGGCAGCGTTCGGGTGAAGAGCCAGCCGGTGGAATTCATGGCCGCCCAGCCCAATTCGGTTTCGCCCCCGCTGGTTTCGGGCAATGGTATCTGA
- a CDS encoding lytic transglycosylase domain-containing protein produces the protein MNLAPHKALLIQGGKALVVLTLLGVPLIWPSAKPKAPPPPPPTPAPASPYIAPPLVPEPIAEVAPTKKEKKKAKKAKKEDKGPANQLTNEAGRKLVHYDFPVPPEIKSAVDFWKLVYSKYDRRYEIFHDTRDLSRIYSVLDFSDIYISSLSDSERRVLRKERIRDEKERIRAILLRLAAADYTLGQLDREERRIYDLFKSDPDPDKFYAATEDGRLRSQTGIQDKFLTGLAASGEYMEEIEDIFSSYGVPVEITRLVFVESMFNTKARSKVGASGIWQFMPGTGRLYMSIDGVADERNDPILASHAAAKLLRDNYQALGTWPLAINAYNSGRATLSRAVDSLGTSDIATIILNYSGGVYGFASRNFYPCFLAALELANQHPQHFGKLKIKPRLRYEYYYLQNPTRFPDLVAAAGASYAEISRLNPHFSEAILDGVRKIPAGYNLRVPRGAETRFAQAEKDILMGGGRVTSVAAEAHPIERRQDSDLGPEESGLISQDNALDAVNR, from the coding sequence ATGAACCTGGCACCCCACAAGGCACTTCTCATTCAAGGCGGAAAAGCGCTGGTGGTCTTGACCCTGCTCGGGGTCCCGCTGATCTGGCCCTCGGCCAAGCCAAAAGCCCCGCCGCCGCCCCCGCCCACTCCGGCCCCGGCCTCGCCCTACATCGCTCCACCGCTGGTTCCCGAACCGATCGCCGAAGTCGCTCCGACCAAGAAGGAAAAGAAAAAGGCGAAAAAAGCCAAAAAAGAGGACAAGGGACCGGCCAACCAGCTGACCAACGAGGCCGGCCGCAAGCTGGTCCATTACGACTTCCCGGTTCCACCGGAGATCAAATCGGCGGTCGATTTCTGGAAACTGGTTTATTCCAAATACGACCGGCGTTACGAGATCTTCCACGATACCCGGGACTTGAGCCGGATCTACTCGGTCCTCGATTTCAGCGATATCTACATTTCCAGCTTGAGCGACAGCGAGCGCCGGGTCCTGCGCAAGGAGCGAATCCGCGACGAGAAGGAACGGATCCGGGCCATCCTCCTGCGCTTGGCCGCCGCCGATTACACCCTGGGCCAGCTCGACCGCGAGGAGCGGCGAATCTACGACCTCTTCAAGAGCGACCCCGATCCCGACAAATTTTACGCCGCCACCGAGGACGGACGTTTGCGCAGTCAAACCGGAATCCAGGACAAGTTCCTCACCGGCCTCGCGGCTTCGGGCGAATACATGGAAGAGATCGAGGATATCTTCAGCAGCTACGGGGTGCCGGTGGAAATTACCCGGCTGGTCTTCGTCGAATCGATGTTCAACACCAAGGCCCGAAGCAAAGTCGGTGCCAGCGGCATCTGGCAATTCATGCCCGGAACCGGCCGGCTTTACATGAGCATCGACGGCGTGGCCGACGAGCGCAACGACCCGATCCTCGCCAGCCACGCCGCCGCCAAGCTGCTCCGCGACAATTACCAAGCTCTGGGCACTTGGCCGCTGGCGATCAACGCTTACAACTCGGGCCGCGCCACCCTGAGCCGCGCGGTCGACAGCCTCGGCACCAGCGACATCGCCACGATCATCCTCAACTATTCGGGCGGAGTCTATGGCTTCGCCTCGCGAAATTTCTACCCCTGCTTCCTCGCCGCCCTCGAGCTCGCCAACCAACACCCCCAGCATTTCGGCAAGCTCAAGATCAAGCCGCGGCTCCGTTATGAATATTATTATTTGCAGAACCCGACGCGCTTTCCCGACTTGGTCGCCGCCGCCGGCGCTTCCTACGCCGAGATCTCCCGCTTGAATCCCCATTTCAGCGAGGCGATACTCGACGGTGTCCGAAAGATCCCCGCGGGCTACAACCTTCGAGTTCCAAGGGGAGCCGAAACCCGTTTCGCCCAGGCCGAAAAAGACATTCTGATGGGCGGCGGACGGGTGACCTCGGTGGCCGCCGAAGCTCATCCGATCGAGCGCCGCCAAGACTCTGACCTGGGGCCCGAGGAAAGCGGCCTGATCTCCCAGGACAATGCCTTGGATGCGGTGAACCGGTGA
- the dacB gene encoding D-alanyl-D-alanine carboxypeptidase/D-alanyl-D-alanine-endopeptidase — translation MKPIRIAFLFIFALTLSKVAIASQAELGSAIEKLMAGVADDVQVGIIVEEASTGKVIYARGADLPLNPASNTKVLSTLAALSSLGPDYAFKTQLVGLEAGKKDKGRLRHLALKGHGDPLLDSAALDSMAARLKEKGVRVVEVLSVDGSHFDDGDFPGQFQGRQRDASFNCSVGALSIDHNLLFLNVSPGETVGSPAKIEIDPPLPGFPIEGEVLTQRRKGRIIVKNKAADGDELGVQISGGIALKSEPLRYRISIHQPLTLAALRLRESLKAQGILLPDKTEFGPAPAKSKVLVEHRSLPLSLILQEINKRSDNFMAEQLTKALGAEAEGAPGTTAKGVNAILKKLKELGVATSEVEIENGSGLSKVNRFSAKTLAQALQAAYADPALRQNFLSSLSVLGVDGTLRRKFRRSDIAGRFFGKTGTLNGVSSLSGYAFPKNSDSEAFVYAFIVNGKGKNFWKEKQRGQAILETLLNW, via the coding sequence ATGAAGCCGATCCGAATCGCTTTTCTTTTCATCTTCGCGCTCACTCTTAGCAAAGTCGCCATAGCCTCACAAGCGGAGCTGGGATCGGCCATCGAAAAACTGATGGCCGGCGTCGCCGACGACGTTCAAGTCGGAATCATCGTCGAGGAAGCCAGCACCGGCAAAGTCATCTATGCCCGGGGCGCCGACCTCCCCCTGAATCCCGCCAGCAATACCAAGGTGCTTTCAACCCTGGCGGCCCTTTCCAGCCTCGGTCCCGACTACGCCTTCAAAACCCAGCTGGTCGGCCTCGAAGCCGGCAAGAAGGACAAGGGCCGCCTGCGCCATCTGGCTCTCAAAGGCCACGGCGACCCCCTGCTCGATAGCGCCGCTCTCGATTCCATGGCCGCCCGGCTCAAGGAAAAGGGCGTCCGCGTGGTCGAGGTCTTAAGCGTCGACGGTAGCCACTTCGACGATGGCGACTTCCCGGGTCAATTCCAAGGCCGGCAACGCGACGCCAGCTTCAATTGCAGCGTCGGAGCCCTGTCGATCGACCACAATCTCTTATTCCTGAACGTCAGTCCCGGCGAAACGGTCGGCAGCCCCGCCAAAATCGAGATCGACCCTCCCCTGCCCGGCTTTCCCATCGAAGGCGAGGTCCTGACCCAGCGGCGGAAGGGCCGGATCATCGTCAAAAATAAGGCCGCCGACGGTGACGAGCTGGGTGTCCAAATCTCCGGCGGCATCGCCCTCAAGTCCGAGCCCCTGCGCTATCGGATCTCGATCCACCAGCCCTTGACTCTCGCCGCGTTGCGGCTGCGCGAGTCGCTCAAGGCCCAAGGCATTCTCCTGCCGGATAAGACCGAATTCGGTCCGGCTCCTGCAAAAAGCAAGGTCCTGGTCGAGCACCGCAGCCTGCCCCTCAGCCTCATCCTCCAGGAGATCAACAAGCGCTCCGACAACTTCATGGCCGAGCAGCTGACCAAGGCGCTCGGCGCCGAGGCCGAAGGAGCTCCCGGGACGACGGCCAAGGGCGTCAATGCCATCCTGAAGAAGCTCAAGGAGCTGGGGGTCGCCACCTCCGAAGTCGAGATCGAGAACGGCTCCGGCCTCTCCAAGGTCAACCGCTTCAGCGCCAAAACCCTGGCTCAGGCCTTGCAAGCCGCTTACGCCGATCCGGCTCTGCGCCAAAACTTCCTTTCCTCTTTGAGCGTGCTTGGAGTGGATGGTACACTGAGACGGAAGTTCCGGCGGAGCGATATCGCCGGCCGATTTTTTGGAAAGACCGGGACCTTGAACGGCGTCAGCTCGCTGTCGGGATATGCGTTTCCCAAAAACTCCGATTCGGAGGCTTTCGTTTACGCCTTTATCGTGAACGGCAAGGGGAAGAATTTTTGGAAAGAGAAGCAAAGGGGCCAAGCGATCCTCGAAACCTTGTTGAATTGGTAG